The Seleniivibrio woodruffii genome window below encodes:
- a CDS encoding sensor histidine kinase yields MRQPLNPDLAQNLKHTLTTCSEWLVKRVMYYLKAQGYDVYLPDSDKWLSNALYQLNEPVLETPTAYFGIPELHPHADFSCDPYAQFGMSQARLFMRRKLDVVVFMGIFKYIRQSYEDLISSRCTSEEECRLCRSFMKRYFDHVELGFMNEYRESITRTKVETIPYRIVADKGGCPCAIFSPEGTCVYANSASARFMDTEGMLDILSRESSAFFQSGRQNSVYAFALSGRVYVAEFTLLIKESDRFSGALAVLRDETEKRNAKEILEESESFRSALMDGIAGAALVLNMESLSIEDYNKKAAELLPFLTGAEDALEPVFHDDCGSKPMGLFELAEMTGSNEERLMETHGGMMPIRVFSVEVWLRNQRHRLLLMFDITREKMLERKLGHVQHLQSVGELALGLPIRMSKTSAEITGTLKSAIQALKDCPNRCGAIATNDLLPHVVDAENCLNDLTALLDALASITRSDSMEKEFINIDETVKSCVLLTRDKWEAYCEMELNLAKQQCAVRCYPDEMGQLVLNLLMNAAYAVRKKAEADGEKGKISVSTRYTADFFELRISDTGIGIKKHDFKRVFDAGFSTMAVGMGTGHGLSTVYDIVVNRYKGTIEFKSQEGVGTEFTVRLPLR; encoded by the coding sequence ATGAGACAACCCCTTAACCCTGACCTGGCGCAAAACCTGAAACATACCCTGACAACATGCTCGGAGTGGCTTGTTAAGCGGGTGATGTATTACCTTAAGGCGCAGGGTTACGACGTTTACCTGCCCGACAGCGACAAATGGCTCTCAAACGCACTCTATCAGCTTAATGAACCTGTTCTTGAAACACCCACCGCATATTTCGGCATTCCGGAGCTTCACCCACATGCGGATTTTTCATGCGATCCATATGCCCAGTTCGGCATGAGTCAGGCACGGCTTTTCATGCGCCGGAAGCTGGACGTTGTTGTTTTTATGGGCATTTTCAAATATATCCGTCAGTCATATGAAGATCTTATAAGTTCCAGATGCACCTCCGAGGAGGAGTGCAGGCTCTGCCGCTCCTTCATGAAGCGATATTTCGACCACGTCGAGCTGGGATTTATGAATGAATACCGTGAATCAATAACAAGAACAAAAGTTGAAACCATTCCATACAGGATAGTCGCCGACAAGGGCGGCTGTCCATGTGCTATCTTCTCTCCGGAGGGAACCTGCGTTTATGCAAACAGTGCTTCCGCACGCTTTATGGACACAGAAGGGATGCTCGATATCCTCAGCCGTGAGAGCAGTGCATTTTTCCAGAGCGGCAGACAGAACAGCGTGTATGCCTTTGCGCTCAGCGGCAGAGTGTACGTCGCCGAGTTCACGCTGCTGATAAAGGAGAGCGACAGATTTTCCGGTGCACTGGCAGTTCTCCGGGATGAGACCGAAAAGCGCAACGCAAAAGAGATTCTGGAGGAGAGCGAGTCCTTCCGCTCGGCTCTTATGGACGGAATAGCCGGAGCAGCTCTGGTTCTGAACATGGAGAGTCTCTCCATTGAAGACTACAACAAAAAGGCGGCGGAGCTTCTGCCTTTTCTGACAGGTGCGGAGGATGCTCTGGAGCCTGTTTTCCATGACGATTGCGGCTCGAAGCCCATGGGACTTTTCGAACTGGCGGAGATGACAGGCAGCAACGAAGAGAGGCTGATGGAGACCCACGGAGGCATGATGCCCATCCGTGTTTTCAGTGTTGAGGTCTGGCTTCGCAACCAGAGGCACAGGCTATTGCTGATGTTCGACATAACCCGTGAGAAGATGCTTGAGCGCAAGCTGGGACACGTTCAGCACTTGCAGTCGGTGGGCGAACTGGCTCTGGGACTGCCCATCCGCATGAGCAAAACCTCAGCGGAGATAACCGGAACTCTGAAATCGGCCATTCAGGCACTTAAAGACTGTCCGAACAGGTGCGGTGCCATAGCAACAAACGATCTGCTCCCACATGTGGTCGATGCTGAAAACTGCCTGAACGATCTGACTGCTCTGTTGGATGCCCTTGCGTCCATAACCCGTTCCGACAGCATGGAAAAGGAATTTATCAACATAGATGAGACAGTTAAGAGCTGCGTGCTTCTCACCAGAGACAAGTGGGAGGCATATTGCGAAATGGAGCTTAATCTGGCGAAACAGCAGTGCGCCGTGCGCTGTTATCCCGACGAAATGGGGCAGCTGGTGCTGAACCTGCTGATGAACGCCGCCTACGCAGTCCGCAAAAAAGCGGAGGCCGACGGCGAAAAGGGAAAAATATCCGTTTCCACCAGATACACCGCCGATTTCTTCGAACTCAGGATATCAGATACGGGTATCGGTATCAAAAAGCACGACTTCAAACGTGTTTTCGATGCGGGATTTTCCACAATGGCCGTGGGCATGGGAACAGGCCACGGACTTTCCACAGTGTACGACATCGTTGTGAACAGATACAAGGGAACCATAGAGTTCAAAAGTCAGGAGGGAGTGGGAACCGAGTTCACCGTCCGCCTGCCTCTCAGATGA
- a CDS encoding RelA/SpoT family protein, producing the protein MARDRVIRLMDIQDMLTANGVAEGFDRVHKAYIYAAQKHRGQLRKSGEPYLSHPLNVAYILAQMNMDVDTVIGGLLHDTIEDTDATFDEIKELFGEDVAFIVEGVSKIGKIVFKSAEEKQAENFRKMLVSMSKDVRVIIIKLADRLHNMRTLDYLAEEKKRRIAQETMDIYAPMAHRLGIAWIKWELEDMCFRILNPDAYYDIYEKVKLKRGEREQYLAEIKERVIDELEKHNIHASVSGRPKHFYSIYSKMIKKKVSFEEIYDLLALRVLVSDIPTCYAVMGILHNMWKPIQHRFKDYIAMQKANLYQSLHTTIIGPKGITVEFQIRTQEMHMVAEEGIAAHWKYKENRPFDPQEDKAFTWLRQLLDQHELHSPEDLVEALKEDVLPTQIYVFTPKGDVMELPIGSTPVDFAYNIHTDVGNKCKGAKVDGRIVPLKYKLRNGDRVSIILGEDHKPSRDWLNFVKTSKAKNRIRAALRKIDTDMGHTVGFDLMDKEFTNAGLDVREIFNKPDNVKKIIERFKLRDEEDIYLSVGFGRVSPKQVLHVFTEPTTPQRLEDLQKAPSKDSGKKTNTPFIIQGIDDVMVKIAKCCTPLPGDDVVGYISRGRGIVVHRVDCNNLKNSAFSEERLVDVQWDARKSYKMPVRIHTSIVDKPGVLSALTTVLKEMGLNILELSSRRDKDGLSSQDFSIEVRNKSELESVIRKIKTIDGLREVNTAN; encoded by the coding sequence ATGGCAAGGGATCGTGTAATCCGCCTGATGGATATACAGGATATGCTGACCGCAAACGGTGTGGCCGAAGGGTTTGACCGTGTGCACAAGGCATACATTTATGCGGCGCAGAAACATAGAGGCCAGCTGAGAAAAAGCGGCGAGCCTTATCTTTCGCACCCGCTGAATGTAGCGTATATCCTTGCGCAGATGAACATGGACGTGGACACCGTCATAGGCGGCCTGCTCCACGATACAATAGAGGACACAGACGCTACTTTTGACGAAATAAAGGAACTGTTCGGCGAGGACGTTGCCTTCATCGTTGAGGGTGTTTCGAAAATAGGAAAGATCGTCTTTAAGTCCGCAGAGGAGAAGCAGGCGGAAAACTTCCGCAAAATGCTGGTCTCCATGTCCAAGGACGTGAGGGTTATTATAATTAAACTGGCCGACAGGCTGCACAATATGCGCACTCTGGACTATCTGGCGGAAGAGAAAAAACGCCGCATAGCTCAGGAGACAATGGACATCTATGCCCCTATGGCTCACAGGCTGGGTATCGCCTGGATAAAATGGGAGCTGGAGGACATGTGTTTCCGTATTCTTAATCCCGATGCGTATTACGATATCTATGAAAAAGTTAAGCTGAAACGGGGCGAGAGGGAGCAGTATCTTGCTGAGATAAAGGAACGTGTGATAGACGAGTTGGAAAAGCACAATATCCATGCGTCCGTATCCGGCAGACCCAAGCACTTTTACTCAATCTACAGCAAAATGATAAAGAAAAAGGTCTCCTTTGAGGAGATCTACGACCTTCTGGCTCTAAGGGTTCTGGTCAGCGATATACCCACCTGCTATGCGGTGATGGGTATACTGCATAACATGTGGAAGCCGATACAGCACAGGTTCAAAGACTATATCGCAATGCAGAAGGCGAACCTTTATCAGTCTCTGCACACCACAATAATCGGTCCGAAAGGTATAACGGTTGAGTTCCAGATCCGCACTCAGGAAATGCACATGGTTGCGGAAGAGGGCATCGCCGCCCACTGGAAATATAAAGAGAACCGCCCCTTTGATCCGCAGGAGGACAAAGCTTTCACATGGCTCCGTCAGCTTCTGGATCAGCATGAGCTCCACAGCCCCGAAGACCTTGTTGAAGCTCTGAAAGAGGACGTTCTGCCCACCCAGATATATGTTTTCACACCCAAAGGCGATGTTATGGAACTGCCCATAGGCTCTACCCCTGTGGATTTTGCATACAACATCCATACCGACGTCGGCAACAAATGCAAGGGTGCAAAGGTGGACGGCCGTATCGTTCCGCTTAAATATAAGCTGAGAAACGGCGACAGGGTCTCAATCATTCTCGGTGAAGACCACAAGCCCAGCCGTGACTGGCTGAACTTTGTTAAAACCAGCAAAGCGAAGAACCGTATCCGTGCGGCTCTGAGAAAGATAGATACGGATATGGGACACACCGTCGGTTTCGACCTGATGGATAAAGAGTTTACCAACGCAGGGCTTGATGTCCGTGAGATATTCAATAAGCCTGACAACGTAAAGAAGATAATAGAACGCTTCAAGCTGAGGGACGAGGAGGATATCTATCTTTCCGTCGGCTTCGGCCGTGTGTCTCCGAAACAGGTGCTCCATGTGTTCACCGAACCCACGACACCCCAGCGCCTTGAAGATCTTCAGAAAGCGCCTTCAAAAGATTCCGGTAAAAAGACTAACACCCCCTTCATCATACAGGGTATTGATGATGTGATGGTTAAGATAGCAAAATGCTGTACGCCTCTGCCCGGTGACGACGTTGTTGGCTACATCAGCCGTGGACGGGGTATCGTTGTCCACCGAGTGGACTGCAACAACCTGAAAAACTCAGCATTCAGCGAGGAACGACTGGTGGACGTGCAGTGGGATGCCCGAAAAAGCTACAAGATGCCCGTCAGAATACATACCTCCATCGTGGATAAGCCCGGCGTGCTCAGTGCGCTTACGACCGTGCTGAAAGAGATGGGGCTTAACATCCTTGAGCTTTCATCCAGAAGGGACAAGGACGGACTGTCATCTCAGGATTTCAGCATAGAGGTTCGCAACAAGAGCGAGCTGGAGAGCGTGATCCGAAAAATTAAAACGATAGACGGATTACGCGAAGTAAATACTGCTAATTAA
- a CDS encoding flagellin — MALTVYTNVNSLMAQSYVNQTSSNISKNLEKLSSGLRINSAADDASGLAISEKLRGQISGLKRASSNAQDGISMLQTAEGGLATIQSMTQRMRELAVQASNGVYTSNDRAEIQKEVDQLKEEIDRVASSTEFNTKKLLNGNATALWSTDKTSSIDVVVKGQVAEGNYNLNVDVTAGKNNVYKSDVMTLNSDAVGGEIVEDGAAGDNDSNVLSVTDIKTMATSGTSYYTVNVGDVSANTSATMTVTGSFQQAGSSFSVATAATVSTATSSGYVEVKFDQDVTAGATAISAKVRFINAKTGDVGDWVTVTASATGSTISISSADTAALTDTAGGTLGFDMTISLGVNGKIQSGDKVLLAQTGNVTTADSIASSGGGTIKISDGPAGQAGPTINFTTASSLTKKDNGDSVVDTNNVTVYYASINSDTGNIDVGSMTLNFKEKSNATDANGQTTTDSFNLEVRGGGDVATSSTKLRDIALFTTDDGRNLFDQTQELTVFGNGSSKTIYLEGDDTVSDFENKMTEAIKSLGMGATSSNSETVSDVNNNLVNYVTNETDNSNEALKGTFVIQTAKLGDDSKLSFVGDENLINALSLVQIQKGENSELNITVTDAHTGKTIGSDKVNDYKLKDVIAGVEVKVDSAVGLDISWNDTDKKMTFTGSTEDIKLHVVDNSTQLQIGANEGQTITTNISQADTKALGLSDVLMVDQESAQKSITTIDSALNKISSARATIGAQINRLEYTITGLDTTRENLTASESRIRDLDMASEMSDFTKNQILSQAGVAMISQANAQAQMALQVLG; from the coding sequence ATGGCACTTACAGTTTACACAAACGTAAACTCCCTTATGGCGCAGAGTTACGTAAACCAGACAAGCAGCAACATCTCAAAAAACCTTGAGAAACTGTCGTCAGGCCTCAGAATAAACAGCGCAGCCGATGACGCATCGGGTCTTGCTATTTCTGAGAAACTCCGCGGACAGATATCCGGCCTTAAAAGAGCATCTTCAAACGCTCAGGACGGTATCTCCATGCTCCAGACAGCAGAAGGCGGTCTGGCAACTATTCAGTCAATGACTCAGAGAATGAGAGAACTGGCTGTTCAGGCATCTAACGGCGTTTACACTTCAAACGACCGTGCAGAGATCCAGAAAGAGGTTGATCAGCTGAAAGAAGAGATCGACCGTGTTGCTTCTTCAACCGAATTCAACACAAAAAAGCTCCTTAACGGAAACGCTACTGCTCTGTGGTCAACAGACAAGACATCCTCTATAGATGTTGTTGTAAAAGGTCAGGTTGCTGAAGGTAACTACAACCTTAACGTTGACGTTACTGCGGGCAAGAACAACGTTTACAAGTCAGACGTTATGACTCTTAACTCTGATGCAGTGGGCGGCGAGATCGTTGAAGACGGCGCAGCAGGCGACAACGATTCAAACGTTCTGTCTGTAACAGACATCAAAACAATGGCTACTTCAGGTACAAGCTATTACACAGTTAACGTGGGCGACGTATCTGCAAACACATCTGCAACTATGACAGTGACAGGTTCCTTCCAGCAGGCAGGTTCCTCATTCTCAGTTGCAACAGCAGCCACTGTTTCCACTGCAACTTCATCCGGCTACGTCGAAGTTAAATTCGATCAGGATGTAACAGCAGGCGCAACTGCAATTTCTGCAAAAGTCAGATTCATCAACGCCAAAACAGGCGATGTGGGCGACTGGGTAACCGTTACAGCTTCTGCAACAGGCAGCACTATCAGCATATCTTCTGCTGACACAGCAGCTCTGACAGACACAGCCGGCGGCACACTTGGATTCGACATGACCATCAGCCTCGGCGTTAACGGCAAGATCCAGTCAGGCGACAAGGTTCTTCTTGCTCAGACAGGTAACGTTACAACCGCTGACAGCATCGCATCATCAGGCGGCGGTACAATCAAGATATCTGACGGCCCCGCAGGACAGGCAGGCCCCACAATCAACTTCACAACCGCAAGCTCGCTGACCAAAAAGGATAACGGTGACAGCGTTGTAGACACTAACAACGTAACAGTTTACTACGCATCCATCAACAGCGACACAGGTAACATTGATGTGGGTTCTATGACCCTTAACTTTAAAGAAAAGAGCAACGCAACCGACGCAAACGGTCAGACAACTACCGACTCCTTCAACCTTGAAGTGAGAGGCGGCGGCGACGTTGCAACATCCAGCACCAAGCTGAGAGACATCGCTCTGTTCACAACTGACGACGGACGCAATCTTTTCGACCAGACTCAGGAACTGACTGTTTTCGGTAACGGTTCATCAAAAACCATCTATCTGGAAGGCGATGACACAGTTTCCGATTTTGAAAACAAAATGACAGAAGCTATCAAGTCTCTGGGCATGGGCGCAACAAGCAGCAACAGCGAAACAGTTTCCGATGTTAACAACAACCTCGTGAACTATGTAACCAATGAAACTGACAACTCGAACGAAGCTCTGAAAGGTACTTTCGTAATCCAGACAGCAAAACTGGGCGATGACAGCAAACTGTCATTCGTAGGCGACGAGAACCTTATCAACGCTCTGTCTCTGGTTCAGATTCAGAAAGGTGAGAACAGCGAACTGAACATCACCGTTACAGACGCTCACACAGGCAAAACAATCGGTTCTGACAAAGTCAACGACTATAAACTGAAAGACGTTATCGCAGGCGTTGAGGTTAAAGTTGACAGCGCTGTCGGTCTTGACATTTCCTGGAATGACACAGACAAGAAGATGACTTTCACCGGCAGTACTGAAGATATCAAACTTCACGTTGTTGACAACTCAACACAGCTTCAGATAGGCGCAAACGAAGGTCAGACCATCACAACAAACATCTCTCAGGCCGACACCAAGGCGCTTGGCCTCTCAGATGTGCTTATGGTAGATCAGGAAAGCGCACAGAAATCTATCACAACGATAGATTCAGCTCTGAACAAGATCTCCAGTGCAAGAGCGACAATCGGTGCTCAGATCAACAGACTTGAGTACACCATCACCGGTCTTGACACTACAAGAGAAAACCTGACAGCTTCCGAATCCAGAATCCGTGATCTGGACATGGCTTCAGAAATGTCAGATTTCACTAAGAACCAGATCCTCAGCCAGGCTGGCGTAGCTATGATTTCTCAGGCTAACGCTCAGGCTCAGATGGCTCTTCAGGTTCTTGGCTAA
- a CDS encoding flagellin gives MALTVYTNVNSIMAQSYVNQTSNNISKNLEKLSSGLRINSAADDASGLAISEKLRGQISGLKRASMNAQDGISMLQTAEGGLATIQSMTQRMRELAVQAANGVYTSNDRAEIQKEVDQLKAEIDRVASSTEFNTKKLLNGNATALWSTDKTSAIDVVVKGKVAEGNYNLDIDVTAGKNYVYKSDVMTLNESSIGGEIVEDGAAGDNDSNVLSVTDIKTMATSGTSYYTVNVGDVSANTSATMTVTGTFQQAGSSFSVASAATVSTATSSGYVEVKFDQDVTAGATAISAKIRFINAKTGTVGDWVTVTASATGGTISISSADTAALTDTAGGTLGFDMSLSLGVNGKIQSGDKVLLAQSGSVTTADSIASSGGGTIKISDGPAGQSGPTINFTTASSLTKKDNGDNIVDANNVTVYYASIDSSTGNIDLGSMSINFKEGSNATDANGLTKTDSFNLEVRGGGDVATSTTKLRDIALFTTDDGRNLFDQTQELTIFGNGSSKTIYLEGDDTIADFENKLSEAIKSIGMGADSSTSDTVSDVNNNLVNYVTLAKDNSNEAVQGTFVIQTAKLGEDSKLSFVGDENLINALSLAKIQDGTNSELNVTVTDAHTGKTIGSDKVNDYKLKDVIAGLEVKVDSAVGLDISWDDISKTMTFTGSSDSVKLHVVDNTTELQIGANEGQTINTSVAQADTNALGLADVLMVDQESAQSAITKIDNALNNISSARATLGAQINRLEYTISGLDTTRENLTASESRIRDLDMAAEMSDFTKNQILSQAGVAMISQANAQAQLAMQLLG, from the coding sequence ATGGCACTTACAGTTTACACAAACGTAAACTCTATCATGGCGCAGAGTTACGTAAATCAGACAAGCAACAACATCTCAAAAAACCTTGAAAAACTTTCATCCGGTCTCAGAATAAACAGCGCAGCAGACGACGCATCTGGTCTTGCTATTTCTGAGAAACTTCGCGGACAGATCTCCGGTCTCAAAAGAGCATCCATGAACGCCCAGGACGGTATCTCTATGCTTCAGACTGCTGAAGGCGGTCTTGCTACCATTCAGTCTATGACACAGAGAATGAGAGAGCTGGCTGTTCAGGCGGCCAACGGCGTTTACACTTCAAACGACCGTGCGGAGATCCAGAAAGAGGTTGACCAGCTGAAAGCTGAGATCGATCGTGTGGCTTCATCCACAGAGTTCAACACCAAAAAACTCCTTAACGGAAACGCCACAGCCCTTTGGTCTACAGACAAGACATCTGCTATCGATGTTGTTGTGAAAGGCAAAGTTGCGGAAGGCAACTATAACCTCGATATTGATGTAACTGCCGGTAAAAACTATGTCTACAAATCAGACGTTATGACACTTAACGAGTCCTCAATCGGCGGCGAGATCGTTGAAGACGGCGCAGCAGGCGACAACGACTCAAACGTTCTGTCTGTAACAGACATCAAAACCATGGCCACATCAGGAACAAGCTACTACACAGTTAATGTGGGCGACGTTTCTGCCAACACATCTGCAACTATGACAGTCACAGGCACCTTCCAGCAGGCAGGTTCCTCGTTCTCAGTTGCATCTGCGGCCACTGTTTCAACTGCAACTTCATCCGGCTACGTCGAAGTTAAATTCGATCAGGATGTAACAGCAGGCGCAACCGCAATCTCTGCTAAAATAAGATTCATCAACGCCAAAACAGGCACAGTGGGCGACTGGGTAACAGTCACTGCATCTGCAACTGGCGGCACTATCAGCATATCTTCAGCTGACACAGCGGCTCTGACAGACACAGCCGGCGGCACTCTGGGATTCGACATGAGCCTCAGCCTCGGCGTTAACGGCAAGATCCAGTCAGGCGATAAAGTCCTTCTGGCTCAGTCAGGCAGTGTTACAACTGCGGACAGCATCGCATCATCAGGCGGCGGTACAATCAAGATATCTGACGGCCCCGCAGGACAGTCAGGCCCCACAATCAACTTTACAACTGCAAGCTCTCTGACCAAGAAAGATAACGGCGACAACATCGTAGATGCTAACAACGTAACAGTTTACTACGCATCCATCGACAGCAGTACCGGCAACATTGACCTTGGTTCAATGAGCATCAACTTTAAAGAAGGCAGCAACGCTACAGATGCCAACGGTCTCACCAAGACCGACTCCTTCAACCTTGAAGTGAGAGGCGGCGGAGATGTTGCGACCTCAACAACAAAACTCAGAGACATCGCTTTGTTCACAACTGACGACGGACGCAACCTGTTCGACCAGACTCAGGAACTGACGATCTTCGGCAACGGTTCATCAAAAACCATCTATCTGGAAGGCGATGACACAATAGCTGACTTCGAGAACAAACTCTCTGAAGCAATCAAGTCAATAGGAATGGGTGCGGACAGCTCAACCAGCGACACAGTTTCCGATGTTAACAACAACCTCGTTAACTACGTTACTCTTGCAAAAGATAACTCTAACGAAGCTGTTCAGGGAACTTTCGTAATCCAGACTGCGAAACTTGGCGAAGACAGCAAACTGTCATTCGTTGGCGATGAGAACCTCATCAACGCTCTGTCCCTTGCAAAAATTCAGGACGGAACAAACAGCGAACTGAACGTGACCGTTACTGACGCTCACACAGGCAAAACCATCGGTTCCGACAAGGTCAACGACTATAAACTGAAAGACGTTATCGCAGGCCTTGAAGTGAAAGTGGACAGCGCAGTCGGCCTCGACATCTCCTGGGACGACATAAGCAAAACAATGACTTTCACCGGAAGCTCAGACAGCGTTAAACTCCACGTTGTCGATAACACAACAGAGCTTCAGATAGGTGCCAACGAAGGTCAGACCATCAACACAAGCGTTGCTCAGGCGGACACAAACGCCCTCGGCCTTGCAGATGTTCTGATGGTAGATCAGGAGAGCGCACAGTCGGCTATCACCAAGATAGACAACGCTCTGAACAACATATCAAGCGCAAGAGCCACTCTGGGTGCTCAGATCAACAGACTTGAGTACACAATCTCCGGCCTTGATACCACAAGAGAGAACCTGACAGCTTCCGAGTCCAGAATCCGTGACCTGGATATGGCTGCTGAAATGTCAGACTTCACTAAGAACCAGATACTCAGCCAGGCCGGTGTGGCAATGATTTCTCAGGCCAACGCACAGGCTCAGCTGGCAATGCAGCTTCTCGGATAA
- a CDS encoding GGDEF domain-containing protein yields the protein MESPASSAVIKVNYRIRLQLFAVILILSVIPMFSIILLYEHEIVEPKANGLLLIPIFVLLSSKSITNLLEYLLFKNTLLKIHQFSERIKDGYYDTHFVLPIQKDQDEENYLMQVLRSLESLARVVRGQNRMLVTNLNETRSEANLMKELAEKDPLTGLYNRRYFDRVFQAEAKNAVQSGQILTLILVDCDKFKQVNDTHGHDIGDRVLKQLASVMKEIIRNGRDIPFRFGGDEFGIILPQADASAARRVASRLEETYLASERYGTTLSISAVSADINDRDTITEQIRKIIKTADNGIYDVKKRGGHGMQFFRI from the coding sequence ATGGAAAGTCCGGCATCTTCCGCAGTAATAAAGGTCAACTACAGGATCAGGCTTCAGCTCTTCGCCGTTATCCTTATCCTGAGCGTAATCCCCATGTTCAGCATAATCCTTTTATACGAACACGAAATAGTCGAACCAAAGGCAAACGGCCTGCTCCTGATCCCCATATTCGTTCTTCTCTCGTCTAAGTCAATAACAAATCTTCTGGAATACCTGCTCTTTAAGAACACTCTGCTGAAAATCCATCAGTTTTCCGAACGCATCAAGGACGGATATTACGACACTCACTTCGTTCTGCCAATACAAAAGGATCAGGACGAAGAGAACTATCTGATGCAGGTTCTGCGCAGTCTGGAATCTCTGGCAAGAGTTGTCAGAGGCCAGAACCGCATGCTTGTAACAAATCTGAACGAGACCCGCTCCGAAGCGAACCTTATGAAGGAACTGGCCGAAAAAGATCCGCTGACGGGACTTTACAACCGCAGATACTTCGACCGTGTGTTTCAGGCAGAAGCAAAAAACGCAGTGCAAAGCGGCCAGATACTGACACTTATCCTTGTGGACTGCGATAAGTTCAAACAGGTGAACGACACCCACGGTCACGACATCGGCGACCGGGTGCTGAAACAGCTGGCATCAGTTATGAAAGAGATCATCAGAAACGGCAGAGACATCCCTTTCCGTTTCGGCGGAGACGAATTCGGAATAATACTGCCGCAGGCGGACGCATCCGCCGCAAGAAGGGTCGCCAGCCGACTGGAGGAGACCTATCTGGCATCGGAACGCTACGGAACAACTCTCAGCATTTCCGCCGTTTCTGCGGACATAAACGACAGGGACACGATAACCGAACAGATAAGAAAGATAATCAAAACAGCCGATAACGGCATTTATGATGTAAAAAAGCGTGGCGGGCACGGAATGCAGTTTTTCAGGATATGA